In Xyrauchen texanus isolate HMW12.3.18 chromosome 14, RBS_HiC_50CHRs, whole genome shotgun sequence, the following are encoded in one genomic region:
- the LOC127655268 gene encoding F-box/LRR-repeat protein 3-like, producing the protein MKRGLSRDGEDSTSSCEGLMEPCKRVKQPDEESGELVFDWARLPQEILLHIFQYLPLLDRAFASQVCHGWNQAFHMPELWRCFEFELNQPASSYLKATHPDLIKQIIKHHSNHLQYVSFKVDSSTESAEAACDILSQLVNCSLKTLGLISTARPSFMELPKSHFISALTVVFVNSKSLSSLKIDDTPVDDPSLKVLVANNSDTLKLLKMSSCPHVSPAGILCVADQCHGLRELALNYHLLSDELLLALSSEKHVHLEHLRIDVVSENPGQQFHTIKKSSWDAMVHHSPKFNLVMYFFLYEDEFGPFFRDEIPVTHLYFGRSVSKEVLGCVGMNCPRLVELVVCANGLRPLDEELIRIAQRCQHLSAIGLGECEVSCSAFVEFVRMCGRRLAQLSIMEEVLIPDHKYSLDEIHWEVSKHLGRVWFPDMMPTW; encoded by the exons ATGAAAAGGGGGTTGAGCAGAGATGGGGAGGACAGCACCTCCTCCTGTGAGGGACTGATGGAGCCCTGCAAGAGAGTCAAACAGCCGGATGAAGAATCTGGAGAGCTGGTGTTCGACTGGGCTCGACTCCCCCAAGAGATTCTGCTTCACATCTTTCAGTACCTGCCTCTCCTGGACCGCGCCTTTGCCTCACAGGTTTGCCATGGCTGGAACCAGGCCTTCCATATGCCAGAGCTATGGAGATGCTTTGAGTTTGAACTCAATCAACCAGCCAGCTCTTACCTGAAGGCCACACATCCTGATTTAATAAAGCAAATCATTAAGCATCACTCCAATCACTTACAGTATGTCAGCTTCAAG GTTGACAGTAGTACAGAATCAGCAGAGGCTGCATGCGATATCTTATCTCAGCTGGTGAATTGCTCACTTAAGACCCTTGGGCTCATCTCCACAGCACGGCCAAGCTTCATGGAGTTACCAAAG TCCCACTTCATCTCTGCACTGACGGTGGTGTTTGTCAACTCCAAGTCTCTTTCATCGCTGAAGATTGATGACACGCCAGTGGATGATCCTTCACTTAAGGTTCTGGTGGCAAATAATAGTGACACACTGAAGCTTTTAAAGATGAGCAGCTGTCCACATGTTTCTCCTGCAG GTATCCTGTGTGTAGCTGATCAGTGTCATGGTCTGAGAGAACTGGCTCTCAATTACCACTTACTGAGTGATGAACTCCTGCTGGCGCTTTCCTCAGAGAAACACGTGCACCTCGAGCACCTGCGCATCGATGTGGTGAGCGAGAATCCTGGTCAGCAGTTCCACACCATCAAGAAGAGCAGCTGGGATGCCATGGTGCACCATTCACCCAAGTTCAACCTGGTCATGTACTTCTTCCTGTACGAAGATGAGTTTGGACCTTTCTTCCGTGACGAGATTCCTGTTACGCACCTCTACTTCGGCCGATCCGTCAGTAAGGAGGTACTCGGCTGCGTCGGCATGAACTGCCCACGACTGGTGGAGCTGGTGGTGTGCGCCAATGGTCTACGTCCATTGGATGAGGAGCTGATTCGTATTGCCCAACGCTGCCAGCACCTGTCGGCCATTGGACTAGGCGAGTGCGAGGTCTCTTGCAGCGCTTTTGTGGAGTTTGTGAGGATGTGCGGCCGTCGCCTCGCTCAGCTGTCTATCATGGAGGAGGTGCTTATTCCAGACCACAAATACAGCCTGGACGAGATCCACTGGGAGGTATCCAAGCATTTGGGGCGCGTTTGGTTCCCAGATATGATGCCTACTTGGTGA
- the LOC127655270 gene encoding ceroid-lipofuscinosis neuronal protein 5-like — MLKKQHSCVRNSKLMFLRPFPEMKYYMQIIYPVLHLWILWLLVPENAYGKQVWPVPYKRLDRRPDVDPYCQALYPFCPTGDPDGRIPYMKDSDIIYVFRMQTPVWEFKYGDILGKFHIMHDAIGFGSADTGRNFTMEWYELFQLGNCTFPHEREEMSAPFWCNQGAACFFEGIDDIHWKQNGTLEKIGQISGEMFNKMARWVQEDNETGVYYETWTVKSDPRDNTTTWFESYDCSQFVHRTYKKLMELGAVLFVQAQTNYTKIYLYSGEPMYLGNDTIFTESSTKDLARDIKKFYHSFRPHQSVLEVILSLFEAYEKMVLERTFYLYYNFEYWKLPMNYPYFRITYEEIPLP, encoded by the exons ATGTTAAAAAAGCAGCACAGCTGCGTCCGAAACAGCAAACTTATGTTTCTGCGACCTTTTCCTGAGATGAAATATTACATGCAGATAATTTACCCTGTCCTTCATTTATGGATTCTGTGGTTACTCGTTCCAGAAAACGCTTATGGAAAACAAGTCTGGCCAGTGCCTTACAA GAGACTTGACAGGCGTCCAGATGTGGATCCCTACTGCCAGGCTTTATACCCATTCTGCCCCACTGGAGATCCAGATGGTCGGATACCCTACATGAAAGACTCTGACATTATCTATGTGTTCAGAATGCAGACTCCTGTGTGGGAGTTCAAATATGGCGACATCTTGGGAAAGTTT CATATCATGCACGATGCCATTGGCTTTGGAAGTGCAGACACCGGAAGAAACTTCACTATGGAGTGGTACGAACTGTTTCAGCTTGGGAATTGCACTTTTCCACATGAAAGAGAGGAGATGAGCGCTCCATTCTGGTGTAACCAGGGAGCCGCATGCTTCTTTGAGGGCATAGATGACATACACTGGAAACAGAATGGCACTCTAGAGAAAATAGGACAGATTTCAG gtgAGATGTTTAATAAGATGGCTCGTTGGGTTCAGGAGGACAATGAAACCGGTGTTTATTATGAGACTTGGACTGTTAAATCGGACCCTAGGGACAACACCACAACGTGGTTTGAATCCTATGATTGTTCTCAATTTGTGCACCGCACATATAAGAAATTAATGGAGCTAGGTGCTGTGCTGTTTGTGCAAGCTCAAACAAATTACACAAAGATCTATCTGTACAGCGGAGAGCCAATGTATTTGGGAAATGACACTATCTTTACAGAGTCTTCTACAAAAGATCTCGCCAGAGATATCAAGAAGTTCTATCACTCATTTCGCCCTCACCAGTCAGTGTTGGAAGTCATTTTGAGTCTGTTTGAAGCTTATGAAAAGATGGTCCTTGAGAGGACCTTTTATTTGTACTACAACTTTGAATATTGGAAACTTCCAATGAACTATCCCTACTTCAGAATAACCTATGAGGAGATTCCTTTACCCTAA
- the stx19 gene encoding syntaxin-19 yields the protein MKDRVEEFRQRMKVSDGLVDNNPFSKDEDADAASVVGLQAVIFEAEPVLDNFLKDAQSIRESIEELISEVKKFGQQQRNFVATMRRLSVMKKESSMTRDIKLMAESLHKKLDTLSKQAICTEAEFGPSAAPSRIQKAQHAALFHQFHLVMRQYNDSLLSKQDKCKQFIVRQLEVSGREVSEEELDNMIEQGKWEIFNENIMVDAKITRTQLSEIEQRHKELINLESNMKDLRDLFLDVFMLVEEQGHQIDNIQANVEKTQDYVASTNEKFKMAVRHKKHNPLRRLCCCCCPWCR from the coding sequence ATGAAGGACCGCGTGGAGGAGTTTCGTCAACGGATGAAGGTCAGTGATGGGCTGGTGGACAACAACCCTTTCAGCAAGGATGAAGACGCAGACGCAGCATCGGTGGTAGGCCTGCAGGCCGTCATCTTTGAGGCAGAGCCTGTCCTGGACAACTTCCTGAAGGATGCTCAGAGCATTCGCGAGAGCATTGAGGAGCTGATCTCTGAGGTCAAGAAGTTCGGCCAGCAGCAGAGAAACTTTGTGGCTACCATGAGGCGCCTCAGTGTCATGAAGAAAGAGAGTAGCATGACTCGAGACATCAAGCTGATGGCCGAGAGCCTGCATAAGAAGTTAGATACACTTTCCAAGCAGGCCATATGCACAGAGGCTGAGTTTGGCCCAAGTGCTGCCCCTTCCCGCATCCAGAAGGCCCAGCATGCAGCCCTCTTCCACCAGTTCCATCTAGTGATGCGTCAATACAATGACTCACTCCTGAGCAAGCAGGACAAATGCAAGCAGTTCATTGTTCGCCAGTTGGAGGTTTCAGGCCGTGAAGTTTCTGAAGAGGAATTGGACAACATGATAGAGCAGGGCAAGTGGGAGATCTTCAATGAGAACATCATGGTAGATGCAAAGATTACCCGTACTCAGCTATCAGAGATAGAGCAGCGCCACAAAGAGCTTATAAACCTGGAAAGCAACATGAAGGACCTTCGAGATCTCTTTCTAGATGTGTTCATGCTGGTGGAAGAGCAGGGGCACCAGATTGACAACATACAAGCCAATGTAGAGAAGACCCAAGACTATGTAGCATCCACCAATGAGAAGTTTAAAATGGCTGTCAGACACAAGAAACATAACCCTCTCAGAAGACTGTGCTGTTGTTGCTGTCCTTGGTGCAGATAG